TCTTATTGCTTAGATAGTCATTCTTAATAGACTCCCAACACAGGATCGTTTGCTTACTTTTGGGATTTCGATTGATACTTGTTGCTTTTTTCCATATGGATGCTGTAGAGAGATGTGATCACATTTTCTTTTAGTGCAGCTTTTCAAGGAAGGTGTGGCAACCAATTTTATGCCTTTGCTCCATTTATAGGGCTGTAGGAACTCAGAGGCAAGAGTTAGCTTGGGCGATATTGAAACTTAAAGGAAAGTCATTCCTTGTTGAAATACTCAAGCTTGCTTGGTGTGCATATTTGTATGTGATATAGAGATAGAGGAACAAGAGGTATTTTGGTACATCTTTCTTGACTGAAGATGCTGTCTTTGTGTAGATTAAAAAGACTGTGGAGGCTTACTTAGGAAGAAGACCAATCAATAAAACTGGTCCTGTTAATGCTTCACTTTGTACTTCTTGGGGtattattggttaatttgtttgCATAACTTAAAGTTATTGTACAgtgtttttttgttcttttgtatcAGTTTAACTGCATTCTTGGATTAAtgaatttcatcattcatcaAAAAAAAGTGTAACtagaaatttaacaattaaaatcatAGTAAAAGTATAACTTAATATGGAAACAACGTGTAATTTAAGTAttaataaattacttttttagGGTTTCACCTATATATTGCATCTCGACCCATTTATTGTTACTCTAAAGGGAGAATCTCTTAATTAGTAGTTGTCTGGCTATTAGCCAATGCTGCTTGCCCTCCATCATCTTTGATCTCGTATTCTTTCTCCTCTTCCACTTCATTTGTTTTCTCTCTTcaattgatagattttttttttggatatcTTTGCTTTCTTCATGGGTTGTGATGGACAGACATCGATGTTTTCCATCGTTGAACCTCCACCAATCATCAACAATTCCACTATGAAAATAGACTGGCTATAGATATTCAAAAGGTGGCTCTTTACCAGTTCCTTGatctatttctattttgacGGTATTttggaataataaataatttcacaagtCGATTTGGACCCATGTTGCTTTAAGTTTATGTGTTTTGTATTGCTttcctttatttaataaatcttCCTTTCTCTTATGAAATTGATGAAAGATTTTGTCTTGTCCTATACAAGTATTAGTCTTGCTTATGCAAGTATTAGGCTAGTTTCCTTATTGTGTTAGGTGCTTATAGTCACCCTAGATATATCGTGCTTGAGTTATAATAAAGTTGGTTGTCAACAAATTATAATGTTCTCTTCTTATTGAGGCTGAAGCCTTTGTTCATACTGATAGAAATTTTCCTTTATAGTCAACAATAGGTATTTGttgtatcttttttttttctcccgaattatataatatctaaataCCTTTCATTTAAGCCCAATTCAACTTTTATATCAATGTCATTTCATTCAAgaattattaagtatatatacaagtatttataacacaattaatcaacatttataataattataaactgtatgaacttacctaggaaaaacaacaacaacaacaacaacaacaaagagTTAGGGACTAATATgcaatttctcatttttctcGATTATCTTCATATTGACTCAATTCCGGTCTATAATAATTCAGTATGATTTATCAATTCCAATTACCTTATACCATTCTATTATAAGcataaatcaattcaatttcactttttaaatttttcctaaatttttgtattttatttaatttagtccttaaaaccaaaatagctatatctttcaaatttaagcTTTGATTTACAATCCAATTTCAATTACCTCTTTCTACAGCCCTTTATTATccataattacataaatttatccttaattttgaaatatttacactttagttcatatgttaaaaattaacaattaaactttacaaattagtctttttttcatatctaagcttaaaatctaaccaaaTAACACCAATAacttcaagcattcatcaatggaaatattttgaaactttgGCAGTTTCGAAAAATAAAACACGGAttagctaaatcgagctaccacaaccttaaaaacataaaagttacaATAAACGAACTTGTATACTTACCTATTTTGAAGGACCGAAGTTCAAACGATCAAAACcccaatttttctttcttgttttcgTGGAGAAGGAAGAAATAATAatgtgtttctttttcttttggtaaatataatgtgtttcttttttatttttacttatatgCCTAGTTTTATacttaattaatctaattgaatttaataaatcttaattaatcaattaagcGGGTGACAAACAACATCCACTACCGTTTGACATTATTAGAAGGGTCCAATTGCTCAATCGGTccttcaattaattataatttcatagtaattaatttttacctcttttacaatttagtatttgtaccttaattagtcactaattcgaaaaaattacttattcaaaattcaatttacctATATAATAACTCCGTAAAAATTTACGTGCTTGGTTTGCGGAAATGAGGTGGCAATATCTCTTATTTCGACACCACTGACTTTAGGATCATTGCGCTTGtacttcaattaattatcaattcaataaaatttctaaaccaaaattcaatataattccaaataaactcgtaaatattattatcactAGTTGGAAATGGGGTTCCAAAACTACCGTTTTTCAACACCATTGagaattgggctgttacatcaGTGAGAATAATTCAACaatcattttgtaaatttttaaagttgagtgactaaaacatagACTTACTGATAGTTTAATgaacttaaatgtaatttaccctaaaataatTGATTGGGACTTTGAGTATCAGGTTtgtgaaaattattttctatagatgagtttaattaattaaaatttgaattaaatgatttattctcATTAAAATAATGGATATAGTTACTTgcaacttcaaaaataaaataaattaacctTCAACATCTATTGAATGGAATAAACTGGATGTCCTTCAAAAAAATCCCACGAATCTCAtgtatagataaaataatactgaaaagtttatttttattttattgaaaattagaattaattcaaatttaaatttaaaattaaataaaattcaaggtATATCTCAAATATCTGAGAACGCTTAAGggaaaaaataacattaaaaaaagcaTTGCCAAGAGAGGGAAAAAAACATGGTGCTGCCTTATGTCGGAAAGTATCTCttctatttttctcttcattcaTGCGCGTGGGCCCACGCACACCCGCTTCCCTTgctcttcatcttctttctcCTCCTTTGCTTAAATATCAACCTCCCGTCACTATTTTCAGTTGACGCCGATTTTTCTAAACTTATCTTTTTTCTGTTCTCCCCCAATCTCTCTTACTCGCGCGTTCTTTTcagtttccttttttttctttctctttttctgtTTGGACGACGGGAAAAAATAACTAGCCAAAAACCCTAGCTCTCTCTCCTTCAttcccttttttgttttattttctctctacGTTTTCTTTTAGATTTCATTTGGACGTGCTTTGAATCCTGTTATTTTCTTTGTATGTTCTATTCTTTTTTTGGATGAAGGTTTAGATGATGGAAGATAAAGAGGGGCTTGATCCAGCTGGGACTGAGTTTAAATCCGATTCGAGCTCGAGCTGGACACTTGCTGGACCTGACTCAGTCTCGGATAGCATCAATTACTTCTTCGATAGGGAAAGCAGTATACTGAGTGAGTTTGGTTGGAATATTCTACAACTGGACCATGCCGATGAGATTGAAAGGTTCAGTGAACTAGACCGAACCGACGCCAGTCGTGGTTTGGCGGGAAATTTTAGCGGCTCGCAATCGCAAAGCTGTGGTGCAGCTGGTGGTTCGTGTTCAGGGGCAGCGTCGAATCCGGTCGGGTCAGCTGAAGTGCCGACATCGAATCCGTCGGTGTCGTCGAGCTCCAGCGAGGATCCGCCGGAGAAATCTACGGGCTTCGGCGGGAAACCGCCTGAGATACCGTGAGTACTAGTGAACCAATGatgaaagttaaaaaataattttaaaaacctttATCTTTTGTTGTTTTGTGCTACTTTATGAGACTGAGTTGTAATTAAGTACGATTTCGGTGGGCAAAAATGACAGATGGTAATAAAAGCCACCGTATCAAAAGTCATGCAAATTTCGGTGTCCGTACAGCGAAActgcataaaataaatataacaaccTTGTTTCATGCAAGTTGGGGAAGAAGGGTTGAGGCAGTTTCgtaaatttagggaaataatTGGTCCAATTAAGGCAAATAGAGAGGGCGAAAAATAAAAGCGACTTTTTGCCTATTAACGAAGTGGCCTTCAACACCGCCGTTATTGCGGCGGGAATGGCGTGCTTTGCTTtgagaaatctttttttttttttttacggcAAAAAGCGGAAATATAGCTGGGAAAATCCTCTTTAATCTTAGATACTGcaaattagaataatttagGAACATGTTCCTTTTTTTTGGAATGAAGTCTGTCTTTTGTTCTGAATTCATCCCCTCTCTGAAGCAATATATACTGAGATGTGTTTTCATTGTTTCAGGAATTGGGAAATGCAGTTTATAGTTTTACTTACTGCCTGTTCTTTAAATGCattcttaaaaaagaaaaagaaaaactataacTTTATTTATTGACATTTAGTAGCATTTAGATTCATAAAATGTTCTTTGCTGTAAATGGGCATTGATCAGACATCTCATAAAATCATGGGTTTCTCCCATATTGATGCCTTTCATGGTATTAGAAAGTTCATTGTCTTACTTAGAAACTTGATTTTCATCACATTGCAGTATAtgaagtatataaatatttttcaattattttcttgattacATTGAAGATATTTACCTTAGTAGTTTCAAGTTTCATATTTCTTTCAATTGCATAGCTTGAAATTGCTTAGACAGGTCCCAGACATTTTGATTATAGTTATCTTTTGTTAAAGATTAACACACTGATGCATGGGAGAATAACAAGTAATGAACCACTGATTTAATATTTAGCAAGTAGATTGAAACATATGCATCAacctttttttaaagaaaaaaatattttaatgttttaggttttttttttctttccattttgatCATTTGTAGGTGGAATATTTTTGTAGGAGTAAGGTGAGGAAGAAGGGGCAAAAGCGAATTAGGCAGCCACGTTTTGCTTTTATGACCAAGAGTGAAGTTGATCATCTTGAAGATGGCTACCGATGGCGAAAATATGGACAAAAAGCTGTTAAAAATAGTCCATTTCCTAGGTCTGTTGCTATTTCTCTATTATGAATATGATTGAGAGAAAACTGACATATTATCCACTTTTCAATCTTGATTCAATGCCTGTTTTCTGTTCAATAAAACAAACTTCAAAGTGAAACATTGTAAACCATATTTTCACTTTccaatattataataaaaaaatttcttttcagAAGTTTGTGTTTTGATGAATTCTACCTTCTTTGCTCTTTATTATAGGAGATTCCATCAGTTCATTGACAAAAGATGCCCCGAAATCAAAGGGTTATAAACTAGAGTTAATGATATCTTTCTTTAACAAAAGTCCAATACGTTGATTATTAAACCACTATCGTGTCATAGGATGAGATTCCATCAGTTCATGGCTATATGATTGATAAGACGTGTCTATACAGATTAAAACCTTCTCTAAATCTTAGGTCCACGAtccttttaattattaatttgactAATCTTATTTTTCAACTGCATAAATACTTTTTTCTTAATTCAGCCATATTTTATGTGAGAATGCACCATCTCCATGCATTACCTAAAGTGAGATCAAATTTATGAAGCACATGTAgagtaacaaaaatcaattatgGCTTCAggcaaattattaattgatggaaagaaaattttcagaatcTTGTGCAAAAGCTGAGCCAGTTATTTAATTTTCAGGAGTTACTATCGCTGCACAAATAGCAAATGTACAGTGAAGAAGAGGGTGGAACGCTCCTCTGAAGATCCCACCATCGTCATTACTACATATGAAGGTCAACACTGTCATCATAGTGTCGGTTTCCCCCGTGGTGGACTCATCAGCCATGAAGCTGCCTTTGCCGGTCAGTTTACTCCTGGAGTCtctcaattttattattcacaAGGGGTACAGTTACATAGGGGAATTTCTCCAAGCACAACGCAGTCACAGCAACTGCCCATTGAGGTAAGAGAATCTCGTGCGCTGCCAGAACCCACCTCACAGCTGCCAAAAGATGAAGGGTTACTTGGAGATATTGTGCCTCCTGGCATGCGTAAGACGTGAGAAAGAAAATATGGTATGCATAGCTTCCTTCACTTGAGTTCACATATTGTCACACTGCCATATTATAACTCTGACACGCTTAATCTGCCTGAATTTCTTGTGTTTTTGTTCACTTGTCTGTGTGCTTATTTCTAGAATGTATACTTACGCTTCTTGTAAGTTGACTGTTGTTGAGTGCAAGGGTTGAGGGAGAGGACTATAGtatcaaacttttttttatatatttaactcAAGAGGAACAACCAGTATGAAGGCGTCAAGAAGATATAACTTCTTTCCTCTTGAAGGGGGATTACTTTTTGGAAAGTATTAGTTCATAGTTTTTGTTAAGTTATAACTTGCTGAACGGTGGCTTGGCCCTGGGCTGATGTTCTATGGTTAGACCCTGGAAGAACCTCTAGGATTGAAATGTTATAATTCCGCTTCTGGGTCAATAAAATTACAATCTTGACTTAGGAAAGAAGGGGTATGGTGGATGAATAAGGGACTAAGCACCGAGTATTTTACTAGTTAGGGCTTCAGCTTAGTTACTGATAAGATTCAGCCTCCTATGGTCACGAGGCCTTCACAGGACTGGAGCTTCTTAGCTAGTATAGCTAATGGACCACTGTGATTAATATTTGGCTATTTAACCCCACAAGAATGAGGTATAGAACCGTTTTTTGACATTTGTAGACCAGTCCTAGTCTACCTTGGAACGATAAATTGTATTGGAGAACTAACCGACCACGACCTTAATCATTGATGGATATATGAACAATGATATGGTAGGTCACGTTCATCttaatttgtgatttatttacttgttccCTCGCAGCAATACATGATGACTAGCATCTGTTGCATAGTTTTTATTAGCTACTAGTTTTTGTGGACTGCCCTATTATATCTTTGATGTTACCCTTTTTATTACGCTTAATCAAGGATCCTGAAAGGCCTTTCTAGACACTGGATCATTAGGAATAGTGAAAAGACAATTAATAACCAATAGAATCTTCTGGATTGACGTTTTACATGTGGTTCTCAAGTTTGAACCTAAAGGGTTATCCGTAAAGTACATTTGATAAACTACTAAATTCACCTCACAAGTCACTCTGCATTGGCAAGAGATTTAGGGGTTTTTAGTTTGGGTAAAATTGTTTGAGATAAcatatttggattttaaaaatattgtttgagTAGTATCCATGATTATTagtatatatttgttagatgtctatttaatagtaaaatgcaataatttatttatttgtatgcattttattcttacaatttataataacaaatgtgataaataaatgttttgtatatatggtctgaatttaatttttaaggtaCCAATGTTAAATCGAGTGGTAAAAAGTTTGAtgtcatttaaataaattttggatttaaatcTTATgactaaagaaaataatataggAAGAGTTTGtctttcatttaaatttcaatttaactcGATTTCAAATTTAGTTGAAGCTTATTGTCACTCACAGTAAAAAAAGTTATGTAAAGGTTGCTTGATTTAGTGTTTTTCTAGATTGCACCAGTCTAGTTATTTGGAAAGAGAGggtgttatttttatatataccatCCCTATCAACATGATTATGCTATTCGATCATTATGGGAAGAACTAGAACTACTTTCGGTTTATACCATTTGGAAAAACAATATATACAACACGTGCCTGTTTATCAGatctagaaaagaaaaagcaaaaagacaaaaagtgaGTTTTAGGTCTTTGTTCAACACTTGTGGAGGTGatgaaaagatgaagaaaagcAAAATGATAACTTTTTTCAGGACACGTAAAGGAATACTTAAAATCTGGTTTTGGAACAAAAGCATaaaatcaaatggagaataTTAGTGCAACTATATAGTAATATAGTAATATGCCTTAAGAATTTAAGAGTATAGCTAGGTTTTTCTGttcgtttatatatatatatatatattgaaacaGTAACCCTTTTCTTAGTTTGTAAATACAGGCTAGTCAGTGATTGGTAGATGAAGTGAAGGTTACTGATCTTTGCCCCAAGGACCAACCTGCCAAGTGCCAAGCCAAggcaattattttttttcatcaatGAGTGAGTCCTTTACCAGAAAATACAATTCCTTAGTTATTACTATCCTAATGTTTACTTTACACAAATCAGGTATTGCTCACATGATAAGTTCATTCTCTCAATTATGGGCAGATTTATCTAACCTCAGCCCTCCATTTCTAATaaatgcatgtgaatatatgTTGAAATTCCTGTTTAATTATTAGGTTTAAATGATGAGGAGATTATATCCCAGCAGTTCATGGTATTCCTTCAGCTCCAAAACAAGTTAATTTGGAGCCACTAGTTTCTGACTAGCCCTACTCTCTCTTTAGAAGTATATAATACCtatattatttggttttttttattttcttgaaatatgtgtttagtttttatatgttaaaataaaattattttaaaaaacttttaaagaaTAAGATTTTTAATTCACAGCAAAATATAGAGGATTATAATCCGGTACATAGACAGTagagggttttttatttttaaaggtttctatttttttaagagGTGGATTCTAAacccattatttttaatttaaaaactttattatcaatatagaaaacaattattttatatttatatttaatacatagtgattaaatggtaaaagtaattaaaatgaattactaatattgatttttcagattttttataatgtgtgatcgataattttatttctttaaaattatatattgtattaaatataatatcatGGATCTATTATGCTGTAATATTGATTTTGGGAGAGCTGTTCATGGCTTCGTACGTGAAATGCAGGaaataatatatagaaaaacaaaactaaagGAATGGGAAAAAGAAAGTAGCTGTAAACTGGG
The nucleotide sequence above comes from Gossypium raimondii isolate GPD5lz chromosome 13, ASM2569854v1, whole genome shotgun sequence. Encoded proteins:
- the LOC105784197 gene encoding probable WRKY transcription factor 57, coding for MMEDKEGLDPAGTEFKSDSSSSWTLAGPDSVSDSINYFFDRESSILSEFGWNILQLDHADEIERFSELDRTDASRGLAGNFSGSQSQSCGAAGGSCSGAASNPVGSAEVPTSNPSVSSSSSEDPPEKSTGFGGKPPEIPSKVRKKGQKRIRQPRFAFMTKSEVDHLEDGYRWRKYGQKAVKNSPFPRSYYRCTNSKCTVKKRVERSSEDPTIVITTYEGQHCHHSVGFPRGGLISHEAAFAGQFTPGVSQFYYSQGVQLHRGISPSTTQSQQLPIEVRESRALPEPTSQLPKDEGLLGDIVPPGMRKT